In a genomic window of Streptococcus oralis:
- the pbp1a gene encoding penicillin-binding protein PBP1A: MNKQTFLRIAKYVSISLLTVFIAAVMLGGGLFLYYVSKAPELSESKLVATTSSKIYDSNDELIADLGSERRVNAQANEIPTDLVNAIVSIEDHRFFNHRGIDTIRILGATLRNLRGGGGLQGASTLTQQLIKLTYFSTSTSDQTLSRKAQEAWLAVQLEQKATKQEILTYYINKVYMSNGNYGMQTAAQSYYGKDLKDLSIPQLALLAGMPQAPNQYDPYSHPEAAQERRNLVLSEMKGQGYISAEQYEKAINTPITDGLQSLKSANSYPPYMDNYLKEVIDQVEQETGYNLLTTGMDVYTNVDPKVQQHLWDIYNTDEYVNYPDDEMQVASTIVDVTNGKVIAQLGSRHQSSNVSFGINQAVETNRDWGSTMKPITDYAPALEYDIYDSTASIVHDVPYNYPGTDTPVYNWDRSYFGNITIQYALQQSRNVTAVETLNKVGLDRAKTFLNGIGIDYPDMHYANAISSNTTESNKKYGASSEKMAAAYAAFANGGIYHKPMYINKIVFSDGSSKEYADPGTRAMKETTAYMMTEMMKTVLAYGTGRGAYLPWLPQAGKTGTSNYTDDEIENYIKNTGYVAPDEMFVGYTRKYSMAVWTGYSNRLTPIVGDGFYVAAKVYRSMMTYLSEDNNPGDWTMPEGLYRSGEFVFKNGARSAWTAPAPQQAPTPESSSSTSESSTSQSSSTTPSTNNSANNNTNNQQPNTTPGQQNQNQNQNPQPAQP; this comes from the coding sequence ATGAACAAACAAACTTTTCTGCGAATAGCTAAGTATGTCAGTATCAGTCTCTTAACTGTATTTATCGCAGCTGTAATGCTTGGTGGAGGTCTCTTCCTCTACTATGTTAGCAAGGCTCCCGAACTTTCTGAAAGTAAACTAGTCGCTACAACGTCAAGTAAGATCTATGATAGCAATGACGAGCTTATCGCTGATCTTGGTTCGGAACGTCGGGTCAATGCCCAAGCAAACGAAATACCGACCGATTTGGTCAACGCTATTGTTTCGATTGAGGACCATCGCTTCTTTAATCACCGAGGAATTGACACGATCCGTATCCTAGGTGCTACCCTCCGAAACCTTCGTGGTGGTGGAGGTCTGCAAGGAGCTTCAACCTTGACGCAGCAGTTGATTAAGTTAACTTATTTTTCTACGTCAACTTCTGATCAAACCCTTTCTCGTAAGGCTCAGGAAGCTTGGTTAGCCGTTCAGCTAGAACAAAAAGCGACTAAACAAGAGATCTTGACCTACTACATCAACAAGGTTTACATGTCAAACGGTAACTACGGAATGCAGACAGCTGCCCAAAGTTACTATGGCAAGGATCTCAAAGATTTAAGTATTCCTCAATTAGCTCTCCTTGCTGGTATGCCTCAGGCTCCAAACCAGTATGATCCATACTCGCATCCAGAAGCTGCTCAAGAACGTCGTAATCTCGTCCTCTCTGAGATGAAGGGGCAAGGTTACATTTCAGCTGAGCAATATGAAAAAGCGATTAATACTCCGATTACAGATGGACTTCAAAGTCTAAAATCGGCTAATAGTTATCCTCCATACATGGACAACTATCTCAAAGAGGTAATCGATCAAGTCGAACAAGAAACAGGCTACAATCTCTTAACGACTGGTATGGATGTCTACACCAACGTTGATCCTAAAGTTCAACAACATCTCTGGGATATCTACAATACCGACGAGTATGTCAACTATCCAGATGATGAAATGCAAGTAGCTTCAACGATTGTGGATGTGACAAACGGGAAAGTCATTGCTCAGTTAGGTTCTCGTCACCAATCAAGCAATGTTTCCTTCGGAATCAACCAAGCTGTTGAAACCAACCGTGACTGGGGTTCTACCATGAAGCCAATCACAGACTATGCTCCTGCCTTGGAGTATGACATCTACGACTCAACTGCTTCGATTGTACATGATGTTCCATACAACTATCCTGGAACAGATACCCCTGTTTACAACTGGGATAGAAGTTATTTTGGAAACATCACCATCCAATATGCGCTCCAACAATCACGTAACGTTACAGCCGTAGAAACCTTGAACAAAGTCGGTTTGGATAGAGCCAAGACCTTCCTAAATGGAATCGGTATTGACTATCCAGATATGCACTATGCCAACGCGATTTCAAGTAATACGACTGAGTCAAACAAAAAGTACGGAGCAAGTAGTGAGAAAATGGCTGCTGCTTACGCTGCTTTTGCTAACGGTGGTATCTACCATAAACCAATGTATATCAACAAAATCGTCTTTAGCGATGGTAGCTCAAAAGAATACGCTGATCCTGGTACTCGTGCCATGAAAGAGACGACCGCCTATATGATGACAGAAATGATGAAGACTGTCTTAGCATACGGAACTGGTCGTGGTGCTTATCTCCCTTGGCTACCTCAAGCTGGTAAGACTGGTACATCAAACTATACAGATGATGAAATTGAAAACTACATCAAAAATACTGGTTATGTAGCTCCAGACGAAATGTTTGTTGGTTATACTCGCAAATATTCAATGGCTGTGTGGACAGGTTACTCAAACCGCCTTACTCCTATCGTTGGTGATGGCTTCTACGTTGCAGCTAAGGTTTACCGTTCAATGATGACTTATCTGTCTGAGGATAACAACCCTGGCGACTGGACTATGCCAGAAGGCCTCTATCGAAGTGGTGAGTTCGTCTTTAAAAACGGTGCTCGTTCTGCATGGACTGCTCCTGCTCCGCAACAGGCCCCAACACCAGAAAGTTCGAGCTCGACATCAGAAAGTTCAACTTCACAGTCAAGCTCAACTACTCCAAGCACGAATAATAGTGCAAACAATAATACCAATAACCAGCAACCAAATACAACGCCTGGTCAACAAAACCAGAACCAAAATCAGAATCCTCAACCAGCACAACCATAA
- a CDS encoding DUF1273 domain-containing protein: MTSALILGYSAFDLGLFNDKDIRVDIIKTAIRRDLERLAEDGVNWLVFTGTLGFEYWALQVAKDMKADYGFQLATIFDFETHGSNWNEANQAKLSEFKQVDFVKYAYPQYEHKGQLRDYQKFLLENTDTCYLFYDEEKETKLRYFYQMMKNQADYVTRRLTFEDLNEIVENFSEK, encoded by the coding sequence ATGACATCAGCCTTGATTTTAGGCTATTCAGCCTTCGACCTTGGTCTCTTTAATGACAAGGATATTCGCGTTGATATTATCAAAACAGCCATTCGGAGAGACCTGGAACGTCTAGCAGAGGATGGGGTGAACTGGCTTGTCTTTACAGGGACCTTGGGCTTTGAGTACTGGGCGCTTCAGGTGGCGAAAGACATGAAAGCAGACTATGGATTTCAGCTGGCGACCATTTTTGATTTTGAAACCCATGGCAGTAATTGGAATGAAGCAAATCAAGCGAAATTGAGTGAGTTCAAGCAGGTTGACTTTGTCAAATATGCCTATCCACAATATGAGCACAAGGGGCAACTGCGTGATTATCAGAAATTTCTGCTGGAGAATACAGATACTTGCTATCTTTTTTACGACGAAGAAAAGGAAACCAAGTTACGATATTTTTACCAAATGATGAAAAATCAAGCGGACTATGTTACAAGAAGATTAACATTTGAGGACTTGAATGAAATAGTAGAAAATTTTTCTGAAAAGTAA
- the gpsB gene encoding cell division regulator GpsB codes for MASIIFSAKDIFEQEFGREVRGYSKAEVDEFLDDVIKDYETYAALVKSLRQEIADLKEELSHKPQVAPTQPDSIEVTASTSMTNFDILKRLNRLEKEVFGKQILDNQDL; via the coding sequence ATGGCAAGTATTATATTTTCAGCGAAAGATATTTTTGAACAAGAATTTGGACGTGAAGTACGTGGATACAGCAAAGCAGAGGTAGATGAATTCCTAGATGATGTGATTAAGGATTATGAAACCTACGCAGCTTTGGTCAAATCCCTTCGTCAAGAGATTGCTGATTTGAAGGAAGAATTATCTCATAAACCACAGGTAGCGCCAACTCAACCAGACTCTATTGAAGTAACAGCTTCTACCTCAATGACAAACTTTGATATTTTGAAACGCTTAAATCGTCTCGAAAAAGAAGTATTTGGTAAGCAAATCTTAGACAACCAAGATTTATAA
- the recU gene encoding Holliday junction resolvase RecU: MVNYPHKISSQKRQAPLSQTKNFANRGMSFEKMINATNDYYLSHGLAVIHKKPTPIQIVRVDYPQRSRAKIVEAYFRQASTTDYSGVYDGYYIDFEAKETRQKHAIPMKNFHLHQIQHMEQVLAQQGICFVLLHFSSQQETYLLPAIDLIRFYHQDKGQKSMPLGYIRENGYRIEPGAFPQIPYLDIIKEHLLGGKTR; the protein is encoded by the coding sequence ATGGTCAACTATCCACATAAAATTTCATCTCAAAAGAGGCAAGCACCCCTGTCACAAACTAAAAATTTCGCAAATCGGGGAATGTCTTTTGAAAAGATGATCAATGCTACGAACGACTACTATTTGTCGCATGGGTTAGCTGTTATTCATAAGAAACCGACTCCCATCCAAATCGTACGTGTCGACTATCCCCAACGAAGTCGTGCCAAGATCGTTGAAGCCTACTTTAGACAAGCCTCAACTACTGACTATTCAGGGGTTTATGATGGATACTACATCGACTTTGAAGCAAAGGAAACCAGGCAAAAACATGCGATACCGATGAAGAATTTTCATCTCCATCAGATCCAGCATATGGAACAAGTCCTTGCCCAGCAAGGAATCTGCTTTGTACTCCTTCACTTTTCTTCTCAGCAAGAAACCTACTTATTGCCGGCTATTGACCTCATCCGTTTCTATCATCAAGATAAGGGACAGAAGTCAATGCCACTTGGATATATTCGAGAAAATGGATATAGGATTGAGCCTGGTGCCTTTCCTCAAATTCCCTACCTCGACATTATCAAAGAACATTTACTAGGTGGTAAAACAAGATGA